In Pseudobythopirellula maris, the genomic stretch GCTATTTTTTTCTCTAGGCCCAAAGCAGACGCGTTCATCAAACCCCGAAGCTCTCGTGCCGCAAGACGGCGAGCGATCGCATCCAGCCTCTCGCTCATTTCATCCGATGCGCATGATGAAGTTGCGATGAATTTGTTTAGCGGTATCTCGCATCCAACCACAGCTAAAGCGTATGCATGGTCTCGCTCGCCCAGGCTGGGGGCAGTGCGGCAGCAGCAAAGACTCGACAAAAGGGGGAGAAGCCCAAGAACTCGCCGAGAGTTACCCGCAATCGTCAAGAATAGTTGTCAGCAGCTTTCGCGAGCCCCGTCCCTGGCAAACCTCAGGGCGAGTCGAAGAGAGCGCACGACTACCCTCCCACCCTGTAAGGTGAGAAGCCCTGTGCTCGCGCAAGAATCTTATTGGCTTGTTAACGCAAACCTAACCCACAAGCGATGGCAACCGTCCACAATCATCCCGTCGGTAATGGGGCGAGTACGCCCCCGGCTTTGTCAGCAACGGGACGAGGACAGACGTGCCAGAAAACGTGTTGGTTATCGAGCGTGAGGAAGAGCGGCTATCGCCCCATGAATCGAGCGGGAAGCACCACGAGCATGAACTGCTAGAGGAGGTCAACGAGCGTCACTACAAGCAGGCCCCCCTGCCCAGCAGCAACTGGCCGCTTCGCACCGCCAGCCCTTCCCCTGCCAACAGCCTCAGCACCACGCGGCACAGTGATTTATGCCTAATCGACCGGGAGATGATCGACCGCTGTGTCCGCGGTGACATCGACGCCTGGCAGACGCTCTACGACCAGTTTCACAGCGTTCTGCTGAGGTCGATCGCAGCGATGCTTAGGGGCAGCACGGGAGAAGAGCTTGTCGAAGAAGTCGCCTCGCGTGTCTGGTGCGCCTTGGCGGAGAACGACGGCGCGTTGCTTGATCGCTACGATCCACAGCGCGGCGCGCGGTTCATCACGTTCTTGAGACTAATCGCGCGTGACGAACTGAAGCGCCACTTCCGCTCCGAAGGGCGCCGCAAGCAGCGTGAGCTCACCGTCGGCTCCGCGCGGCCTAGGATCGATTGTGAAGAGCATCACCTGTGGGCTCGGCTCGACGAGTTCCTGTGCGAACTCACCCCCGCTGAACGCAAGTTCTTTAACGAGGTGCTCGTCCCGGAGGGGGGCGCCGAAGAGAGCAAGGAAGACGAGTACACCAAGAGCAACTTCTGGCAGCTCCGTCACAGGATCCGTGAGAAACTGCAACTGCACTTAGAGTACTAGTTGGCAGCAGCGAGGGCTAAGCCGGATTGGTTCCCCTGACTATGGAGCCGACCTGACACGGCATGCGGCAATAGGCGCCGTTTTTTGGAATCTCTCGCGGATCACTTTAATGCGATATTAATACACACTTCATGCAGTCAGTTTTTTCGACTAATCGGCGAAACCAACCAAGTCGCTCTCGCGTCAATCGGGTATGATCCTCAGCAGCCAGCTGCGTTACACCTTGTGGCTTCGGCCCAAAAGTCTGTGGCGCAAGCCCAATAGCCATCGGGCCAAGCCCTCTTTGGCTCAAGGCAACTGGTCGCACGCTGGCCCTCATCTCCGCACGCAATCCATGCCTGCCTTTTCCGTATCGAAGTACGCCATGCCTGCCTTCAGTCGCCTCGCCGCTTTGGCCGCACTCACGTTCGCCGCTGTTGGCGTCAACGCCCCCTGCGAAGCGAAGCTGCTGATTCTCAGGCAGCAGACCAATCTGCCTGACTCGGGCAACGCCAACTCGGCCGACGCCCACGCGATGACAACCGAGCACTTCCCCCCAGGATACCCTGGGGCATCGACTGCACAGGGCTGGGTGATCGAGCGGCCCTTCGACGGTTGCGACGCCTCGCTTTCTAGCCTATTGCTCCATGGGCAATCCGGCCCCAAGAATCAGCTCGTCATCACGCTCGACCCTGATTCGGACCGGCGGATGCAGCTATCGAATCTCTCTCTCACCTTCTCCGAGCAAGACAGCGGCTACGAATCGTTTACGATCGAAGCGCTCGACCGCAGCGGCGCGGTGCGTCATCGCGCGGTTGCCGACGTACGCCCCGGATCGAGCCGGCAAGTAACCATAGGCGAACTCCCCCCCCTGTCTCTCGGAGTCGTTGAGCTGCGACTCACAGCCGCGGGGGCGTTCGCCGATACCGCGGGGCCGCACGCCGCCGATCTCAATCTCGACGCTTTCCCGCTCGATCGGCTCGTCATTGATGGAGAGTTGGTCGACCCTTCGGTCCGCCGCGTGCCGGAACCCCCCTCGCACATGGCGTGGGTGCTCGTGATGGGCTTCACACTGGTATGGGTCGCCTTCACCCAGCGCAGACGCTACGCCGTGATCGACGCCGTTTGGCCCCCTCGACCGCGGGCCGCCCACCGAAGCTGGAGCGACAACCAGCGTCAAGCGATCCACGCGATCTTCGATCGTAAATCGCGGTAGCAAATGCCAACTCTCGTTCTTCCCGCGCTAGCCAAACAGGCTTTGCCGCGATGGGCAAGTTCCTCTTGCGCTCATCGCTTCTCGCTCGGTGTATCGAGCATGCCGACAAGCGAGTAATGGCTCGCACGCTAGAACTCGACCCAGGCAGCCTACACGCGGTCGAGAACGCAAAGCCGCTAGGCAGGGGCGGGCAAAGTCAAACGCGATGCTGGTTCGATATCGCGGCCGAGAGTCAGGATCCCGTCAACGGCGGACCACATCTGGTAGTAAGCGCGATTAAGCGGCTGCCGCAGGCCATGCAGGCTATTTGCGACGGGTTGCCACAGGCCGCCTGTTGACATCCATCATCCAATTGCGGCGGGCTCGCTCGATAGAAGCTTCTGTGCATGAAATCTAGGCCGTGAACCCTGCGTCAATATCGGCTGCAGGATCTGCCCTAGCGTTATTGCGGTGTGAGCCGTCTCGGCCTAGTACCCATTGAATCTTTTGTATCTCTTTTTCAGGAGTCGGATCGAAATGAAGAGTTTTTTTGCTTTGGCCATCGCGGGAGCGATCGGTTTTACGAGCATCGCCAACGCGGCGACCTATGTAGTTGATGACTTCGATGGCGGGGAGGATGTTCGCAGCTCAGGGATGACGTCGATCAGTCCGAACAACGGCTCGCCCAACTTCTCCACAAGTATTTTCGACGTGTTTGGGCCGACCAATCGCACTGTCAACTTCGACTTCGGTGACGACTCGGCGACCGGCATCGGCAACCCCAACGAATTCGCGGCCGACACCTTTGGAATCGTCCCTTTCGGCGGACCGAATGGTAAGGACGCGACTGACTTCTTCTTCGGAGAAGAGGACCTCGACAACGGCGACAACCCCGGCGGCACCGGTAGCGCCACCTGGGAGTTCGACATCAGCGGTCTAACGGATCTTGTGCTGAACGCGGTCTTCAGCGCGATGGGCGACTTCGAACAAGGTGACAACGCGCACAGCTTCACTTGGTCCATCGATGGCGGAGCCGGTGGCTCGGGAACGCTCTTCTCGATCGACTCGGACGACTCCGCATCGCACACCTACACGATGGAAGGCGGCGCCTCGGTCAACCTCAATGACCCGCTGACCATCAGTGATGACCTCGGGACGCGTGTTATCGACAACACGTTCAGCACCGTCGGTGAAGCCGCCATCGGCGGTACGGGCTCCTCGCTCTTGATCACCTACACGGCCGCAGCCAACAACGGCGGCGGCGAGGCGTTCGCGTTCGACGACCTGACACTGACGGCCAACGTCTCGGCCCCGGTGATTCCCGAGCCGACGATGTGCTTGGTGTTCGCCGGCCTGATCGCCACCCGTATGATCGGTCGTCGTCGCAACGGCTGAGCGATGGTCATTTTGCTAGTCGGCTTGTCGATTAGTTAATTTTTGATGAAAGCGGCGGGGTGGGTTATCCGCAAATAGCCCCCCCGCCGTTTTTTATGTTTAGTAGATTGACACACGAGCGAAGCGCGAGAAGTTATTCTTATAGTGTCTGCCGCGCCGCGTGACGCAAGCCACGCGACCTCTAGCGACCCGGTCCTCCGGGCCATCGCGTCAGCAAGACACCGAAGGAGCTCGCCCGTAGGAATCATGAGGATCGATCGGATGCGGATTCAGAGGCGGAACAAGGGTCTAGGCAAGCCCAGCACTTTCTCCGAAAGCGGTTTTACGCTTGTCGAGCTCCTGGTGGTGATCGCGATCATCGGCATCTTGGTGGCGCTGCTGCTGCCGGCGATCCAAGCGGCGCGTGAGTCGGCGCGGCGCACTCAGTGTGTCAGCCGCATCCGTCAGCTTCAGCTTGGCACAATCAATTACCAGACGGCAACCGGTCACTTCCCACCGGCTCGGGTGTTCCCCGATCTCGTGGACCTATCGACCGGCTTGCCCTACTCCGGCGGCGTAGGAGGCACCTCCTACTCAGGAGCCGACCCGGCCCTAGTCCAACTCAACTATCAGTCAGTGCACGTGCGAACGCTGTCCTACCTCGACAACGCACCGTTCGCAGACGCGATCAAAGAAATCAGGTCCTACAATTCCAAGCTCGAAGATCCCGCTGCGAGAGAAGTATTTACGCAGACAGAAGGTTTTTTCGTCTGTCCCTCAGATCCAAACACCGGCCCCACGCCCTACACCGAGAATAACTATCGTGTGAACATGGGCGGCTCGACCCCGTTGGGCGGGTCCGTCTCGCCGACAAATTTTCTCAGTGTGACGCTGAAATACCCCTCGGGAGTCGTTTTAGACGGTCGCGGCAACGGGGCGTTTGACTACAGCGCCAATGGCCTCAAGCCCGGACGCTTCACGGACGGGCTTTCCAAAACGGTATTTTGGGCCGAAAGAAACAAGGGAAGCTTATCACCAGGTGGCTTGACCTCAGCCGACATCATTGGCAACCGTGGCTCGAGCGCTAGCGACTCGGATGTGGCGAAGATGCTCTACAACGAATGCTTGGAACTCGACACGGCTGGGACCTACAGCGACAAGGACCTGATCGTCGACATCGGCCGTTGGGTGCCCGGCGGCTCGGGATTGAGCGGTTGGGGAGAATTCTCCAACGGGTGGCCTTTCGGCACCTACCTGGGGACGCTCTACAATCACGTTGCGGGCCCCAACGCGGCGCATTGGGATTGTGCGGACAACATCCCCGACACACCGGGAGAAGCCGCGATCGTGTCGGCTAGGAGCTCGCACCCGGGCGTCGTGAACGTGTGCTTCGGCGACGGGCACACCGAGGCGATCAACGACAGCATCGATCTGACAGTCTGGCGAGAAATGGGTTCTCGTGACAGCTCGGATCCCCCCATGGAGTAAGACGGCTAGGGATGCCGTTCTCCCGACACGGGGCGCAGACGCGAACGCCACAGCAACATTAGGCGTCACGCTTGGCAGCCGTGCGTGGTTGGTTGCTAGCTCGCGCTCTTACGAGCTCGCGGCTGAGCATGCTGCCGCGAACACCGTAAGGCCTGCTTACGCAATGGGGCGGGTTCGCTGGCCCTCAATCGCTGGCCCTCAATCGGCGGCCTTCAGCGGAACGGCCTCTCTGCCGTTCACTCGCAGCTACCCCTGAGCCTTGCCGACGGGCGTGTGCGCACGCCAAGCGTTAATTAATTTTATGTGTATATAGAATTACGATCCCGCCAATCTGAGTCTCGCGGCTCCCCGCTCGATATGACGACGCCCATGCGCTGCTGCGCACACGCGTCGTTTCTCTTTAATGGGCAATTCTCATGTGCGTGGGTGATCCCGCAAACGCCGCCCCTCGTTTGACTGCTGCCCGCAGAAGTCCCCCGAGAGGCACTAAATCATCGCTGTGCCGTAAGCACTTAACCCTCAGCGGCCTATTTGCTTATGGAAGGTCAGGCGTGCGGAGCCCTTTCGCATTGAGCGACGAAACGATTGAGCCGGGCCGAGTCCGCCCCGAACAAGAATCAGCGACCCATCCGGCGCCCCCTATGATTCGGCAAACGAATCGCCCCGTATTACCCCGCAACCAGAACAAGATTTGGAGAAGTGCAATGAAGCAGGTGGCAATAGCGCTAGCAGCGCTTGGAGTCCTAGCGAGCGTGGCGCCGGTGAAGGCGGCCGCACCGAACCCTCGCAAGATCGTTGCGATGTTGGACGGCACCCAGAATTTCGGCTCAACCCGCCGTTCGCTCAATTTCTACGACGTCACGAGCATCACGGGTGACGGGGCCTCGAACCCCTCGAACGTTTTCAATCAGACACCGTTGTTCTCGGTCTGGGGCGGGTACGAGGACAGCATCGGCTCGAACTTCGAGGACCCGGACACGTTTGCGGTTAACCCCTTCAATGGCAACGTTTACCTGATGGCGTTCGACTCGGGCCCCGCGGGCGTAGTTGACAGCGCGGGAGACACACAGGGCGACCTGGATCTCTACGAGATCGACTACCAATTGATCCTCAACGACTTCGAAACCAACTCGCGGACGCCGGGCACGATGTACGCCCCGGCCGTCGGTCCCGACGGCGCGATCAACCCGCAGCACCCGGATCACTTCGGCACGACGATCAACCTGGCCGACGCCAGCACCAAGATCGGCGAAGTCGGCCGTACTCAAGGCACCTCGTTCTTCGACCGCGACCTGCTGTTCTTCGATCCGCAGACCCTGGCCTACGTCGACAACGAGCAAGACGGCAGCGACACCGCTGCGCAGGATCACGAGCTGCGAATCATCAGCCGGATCTCCAAGTCGAATGGCGCGGCTGTCGTCGACGCCAGCGACTCGGACAGCATCCTGGGCGGCTACAACGCCCAAACCACCGAGAGCTGGGGCACGGACCGCGTCGGCGTGCTGAACATGGACTTCGTGGGC encodes the following:
- a CDS encoding RNA polymerase sigma factor, which translates into the protein MPENVLVIEREEERLSPHESSGKHHEHELLEEVNERHYKQAPLPSSNWPLRTASPSPANSLSTTRHSDLCLIDREMIDRCVRGDIDAWQTLYDQFHSVLLRSIAAMLRGSTGEELVEEVASRVWCALAENDGALLDRYDPQRGARFITFLRLIARDELKRHFRSEGRRKQRELTVGSARPRIDCEEHHLWARLDEFLCELTPAERKFFNEVLVPEGGAEESKEDEYTKSNFWQLRHRIREKLQLHLEY
- a CDS encoding DUF1559 family PulG-like putative transporter, whose amino-acid sequence is MRIQRRNKGLGKPSTFSESGFTLVELLVVIAIIGILVALLLPAIQAARESARRTQCVSRIRQLQLGTINYQTATGHFPPARVFPDLVDLSTGLPYSGGVGGTSYSGADPALVQLNYQSVHVRTLSYLDNAPFADAIKEIRSYNSKLEDPAAREVFTQTEGFFVCPSDPNTGPTPYTENNYRVNMGGSTPLGGSVSPTNFLSVTLKYPSGVVLDGRGNGAFDYSANGLKPGRFTDGLSKTVFWAERNKGSLSPGGLTSADIIGNRGSSASDSDVAKMLYNECLELDTAGTYSDKDLIVDIGRWVPGGSGLSGWGEFSNGWPFGTYLGTLYNHVAGPNAAHWDCADNIPDTPGEAAIVSARSSHPGVVNVCFGDGHTEAINDSIDLTVWREMGSRDSSDPPME